A single [Flavobacterium] thermophilum DNA region contains:
- the thiO_3 gene encoding Glycine oxidase: protein MKYIIVGAGILGASTAYHLAKEGANVMIIDRGDKGQATDAAAGIVCPWLSQRRNQKWYRLAKGGAKFYPSLIEELESYGETETGYARVGALWLHTDEQKLEQMEERALKRREDAPEMGEIVRLHPQEAKELFPPLVGKHHALYVSGAARVNGRAVRDALMNASQKRGAAYIRGNARLLFEGSRIIGVEVNGAKYTAEAVIVTAGAWAGELLEPLGIKLLVTPQKGQLIHLEHPEYDTSHWPVVMPPNNQYMLAFPGSRIVIGTTHEDEAGMDIRPTAGGMHELLEKALAVAPGLSTWTYIETRVGFRPRTPGFLPIFGPLPGFSGVYIANGLGSSGLTVGPYLGKELAKLVIGLPTELDPSDYDAASAVAPIVQ, encoded by the coding sequence ATGAAGTACATCATCGTCGGAGCCGGCATTTTAGGGGCCTCGACCGCTTACCATTTGGCCAAGGAAGGCGCAAACGTGATGATCATCGACCGCGGCGACAAAGGCCAAGCGACCGATGCGGCGGCGGGGATCGTGTGCCCTTGGCTCTCGCAGCGCCGCAACCAAAAATGGTATCGGTTAGCGAAAGGCGGGGCGAAATTTTATCCTTCCCTCATTGAAGAGCTGGAATCATACGGGGAAACGGAGACCGGTTACGCACGCGTCGGGGCTCTATGGCTGCACACAGATGAACAGAAACTGGAACAAATGGAGGAGCGCGCTCTCAAACGGCGCGAAGACGCGCCGGAAATGGGAGAGATCGTGCGGCTTCATCCCCAAGAGGCGAAGGAGCTGTTTCCGCCGCTTGTCGGCAAGCATCATGCCCTTTATGTGAGCGGCGCCGCCCGAGTGAACGGTCGGGCGGTGCGAGACGCCCTCATGAACGCTTCCCAAAAGCGCGGCGCCGCCTACATCCGCGGAAACGCCCGACTCCTGTTTGAAGGCTCCCGCATCATCGGCGTGGAAGTCAATGGAGCGAAATACACGGCCGAAGCGGTCATCGTCACAGCCGGCGCCTGGGCTGGCGAGTTGCTGGAGCCGCTCGGGATCAAACTGCTCGTCACCCCACAAAAAGGGCAGCTCATTCACTTGGAACATCCAGAATACGACACATCCCATTGGCCAGTCGTCATGCCGCCGAACAATCAGTATATGCTCGCCTTCCCGGGAAGCAGAATTGTGATCGGAACCACACACGAAGATGAAGCGGGCATGGACATTCGCCCCACCGCCGGGGGAATGCACGAATTGTTGGAAAAAGCGCTTGCCGTCGCGCCGGGGCTCTCCACCTGGACATATATCGAGACGCGAGTCGGATTCCGCCCGCGCACGCCTGGGTTTCTCCCGATCTTCGGACCGCTTCCGGGCTTTTCTGGGGTGTATATCGCCAATGGGCTCGGCTCCTCAGGTCTCACCGTCGGCCCGTATTTAGGAAAGGAGTTGGCGAAACTCGTCATCGGCCTGCCGACGGAACTCGACCCAAGCGATTATGACGCAGCAAGTGCCGTCGCACCGATCGTTCAATGA